From Salvelinus sp. IW2-2015 linkage group LG18, ASM291031v2, whole genome shotgun sequence, a single genomic window includes:
- the LOC111977635 gene encoding neuronal pentraxin-2-like isoform X2, which yields MLSLLRLLGFYALGLGYEKLVRGQDDNPDTGARFLCRAIAVGANTCLVPVVPEPNAAAQEEVLRNTVMQLRETVLQQKETIVNQLGTINELTTKLSLCESASEEGKYESGGSWSKNKNNQNTMGDLPRDPNDTIDNLGKTMQSLKDRLENLEQQQRANMSGALFPSELRDLLQRRLGDLEKQLLSKVNNLEEEKSLLYNETTAHRQKTESTLNSLLTRINELEKGGSGFKSPEQFKLVLPLRTNYLYGRMAKSLPEMYSFTLCMWLRSSAGPGIGTPFSYGVPGQANEIVLMEWGNNPIELLINDKVAQLPLSVRDGRWRHICITWTTRDGLWEAYQDGQKLGAGDNLAPWHRIKPGGAIILGQEQDMVGGRFDATQAFVGELSQVNIWDKVLKPSDILTMANCSSYTPGNVVSWLDSDVEVFGGGAAKLPLEICQDRLSETES from the exons ATGCTATCTCTGTTGAGATTGTTGGGTTTTTACGCACTGGGACTGGGCTATGAGAAGCTTGTGCGTGGACAGGATGACAATCCGGATACGGGAGCCCGGTTCCTATGCCGAGCCATCGCCGTTGGCGCTAACACTTGTTTGGTCCCCGTAGTTCCCGAACCAAACGCGGCGGCTCAGGAGGAAGTGTTGAGGAACACAGTCATGCAGCTCCGTGAAACGGTTCTCCAACAGAAAGAGACGATAGTCAACCAACTTGGGACCATAAACGAGCTGACCACCAAGCTCTCCCTCTGCGAGTCAGCCTCCGAGGAAGGGAAGTATGAAAGTGGTGGATCTTGgagtaaaaacaaaaataatcagAACACAATGGGAGATTTACCCAGAGATCCCAATGATACAATCGACAACCTCGGTAAGACCATGCAGAGTCTGAAGGACCGACTGGAGAACCTAGAG cagcagcagagagcaaACATGTCGGGAGCGTTGTTCCCCAGCGAGCTGCGAGACCTGCTGCAGCGCAGGCTGGGAGACCTGGAAAAACAGCTGCTCAGTAAGGTCAACAACCTGGAGGAAGAGAAGTCTCTGCTCTACAACGAGACCACAGCCCACAGGCAGAAGACAGAGAGCACCCTCAACTCCCTGCTGACCAGGATCAATGAGCTGGAGAAAG GTGGCAGTGGGTTCAAGTCCCCCGAGCAGTTTAAGCTGGTCCTCCCCCTGCGTACTAACTACCTGTACGGCCGCATGGCCAAGAGCCTTCCTGAGATGTACTCTTTCACTCTGTGCATGTGGCTGCGGTCCAGCGCCGGCCCTGGCATAGGCACCCCCTTCTCCTATGGGGTGCCAGGACAGGCCAATGAGATTGTCCTCATGGAGTGGGGCAACAACCCCATAGAGCTGCTCATCAATGACAAG GTGGCTCAGCTGCCTCTATCAGTGCGTGATGGGAGGTGGCGACACATCTGTATCACCTGGACCACCAGGGATGGTCTGTGGGAAGCCTACCAGGATGGTCAGAAGCTGGGGGCAGGGGATAACCTGGCCCCCTGGCACCGCATCAAGCCTGGAGGAGCCATCATACTGGGGCAGGAACAG GACATGGTGGGCGGGCGCTTTGACGCCACACAGGCCTTTGTGGGTGAGCTGAGCCAGGTTAACATCTGGGACAAGGTCCTGAAGCCATCTGACATCCTCACCATGGCCAACTGTTCCTCCTACACCCCCGGGAACGTGGTGTCCTGGCTGGACAGTGATGTGGAGGTGTTTGGAGGGGGAGCAGCCAAATTGCCTCTAGAGATATGCCAGGACCGGCTGTCTGAGACTGAGTCTTAG
- the LOC111977635 gene encoding neuronal pentraxin-2-like isoform X1: protein MLSLLRLLGFYALGLGYEKLVRGQDDNPDTGARFLCRAIAVGANTCLVPVVPEPNAAAQEEVLRNTVMQLRETVLQQKETIVNQLGTINELTTKLSLCESASEEGKYESGGSWSKNKNNQNTMGDLPRDPNDTIDNLGKTMQSLKDRLENLEQQQQRANMSGALFPSELRDLLQRRLGDLEKQLLSKVNNLEEEKSLLYNETTAHRQKTESTLNSLLTRINELEKGGSGFKSPEQFKLVLPLRTNYLYGRMAKSLPEMYSFTLCMWLRSSAGPGIGTPFSYGVPGQANEIVLMEWGNNPIELLINDKVAQLPLSVRDGRWRHICITWTTRDGLWEAYQDGQKLGAGDNLAPWHRIKPGGAIILGQEQDMVGGRFDATQAFVGELSQVNIWDKVLKPSDILTMANCSSYTPGNVVSWLDSDVEVFGGGAAKLPLEICQDRLSETES from the exons ATGCTATCTCTGTTGAGATTGTTGGGTTTTTACGCACTGGGACTGGGCTATGAGAAGCTTGTGCGTGGACAGGATGACAATCCGGATACGGGAGCCCGGTTCCTATGCCGAGCCATCGCCGTTGGCGCTAACACTTGTTTGGTCCCCGTAGTTCCCGAACCAAACGCGGCGGCTCAGGAGGAAGTGTTGAGGAACACAGTCATGCAGCTCCGTGAAACGGTTCTCCAACAGAAAGAGACGATAGTCAACCAACTTGGGACCATAAACGAGCTGACCACCAAGCTCTCCCTCTGCGAGTCAGCCTCCGAGGAAGGGAAGTATGAAAGTGGTGGATCTTGgagtaaaaacaaaaataatcagAACACAATGGGAGATTTACCCAGAGATCCCAATGATACAATCGACAACCTCGGTAAGACCATGCAGAGTCTGAAGGACCGACTGGAGAACCTAGAG cagcagcagcagagagcaaACATGTCGGGAGCGTTGTTCCCCAGCGAGCTGCGAGACCTGCTGCAGCGCAGGCTGGGAGACCTGGAAAAACAGCTGCTCAGTAAGGTCAACAACCTGGAGGAAGAGAAGTCTCTGCTCTACAACGAGACCACAGCCCACAGGCAGAAGACAGAGAGCACCCTCAACTCCCTGCTGACCAGGATCAATGAGCTGGAGAAAG GTGGCAGTGGGTTCAAGTCCCCCGAGCAGTTTAAGCTGGTCCTCCCCCTGCGTACTAACTACCTGTACGGCCGCATGGCCAAGAGCCTTCCTGAGATGTACTCTTTCACTCTGTGCATGTGGCTGCGGTCCAGCGCCGGCCCTGGCATAGGCACCCCCTTCTCCTATGGGGTGCCAGGACAGGCCAATGAGATTGTCCTCATGGAGTGGGGCAACAACCCCATAGAGCTGCTCATCAATGACAAG GTGGCTCAGCTGCCTCTATCAGTGCGTGATGGGAGGTGGCGACACATCTGTATCACCTGGACCACCAGGGATGGTCTGTGGGAAGCCTACCAGGATGGTCAGAAGCTGGGGGCAGGGGATAACCTGGCCCCCTGGCACCGCATCAAGCCTGGAGGAGCCATCATACTGGGGCAGGAACAG GACATGGTGGGCGGGCGCTTTGACGCCACACAGGCCTTTGTGGGTGAGCTGAGCCAGGTTAACATCTGGGACAAGGTCCTGAAGCCATCTGACATCCTCACCATGGCCAACTGTTCCTCCTACACCCCCGGGAACGTGGTGTCCTGGCTGGACAGTGATGTGGAGGTGTTTGGAGGGGGAGCAGCCAAATTGCCTCTAGAGATATGCCAGGACCGGCTGTCTGAGACTGAGTCTTAG
- the LOC111977995 gene encoding LOW QUALITY PROTEIN: archaemetzincin-2 (The sequence of the model RefSeq protein was modified relative to this genomic sequence to represent the inferred CDS: inserted 2 bases in 1 codon; substituted 2 bases at 2 genomic stop codons), whose protein sequence is MQVIQHPEETLHTALVSSRCDLTDRYHKYSREELRLLEECLYLGDGSLFRPITVHSDWIHSHPEEPQDFQSFYSNPYRSKPIKGHSTIYLQIIGSFREAEAETGQYVRWLRDYCQAFYYRLVVKLLPPVTVAATGCAFRVNSSSHNLQIHAGDLLRFLQKRKPXDAFGIMGITMIDLYPKDSWNFVFGQASLTEGMGVFSFARYDDNFYSRSYXCIRPCQRDYSVFEGYYSTPITSTLLLRSCKTVTHEIGHIFGVKHCQWMQCVMQGSNHLEHSDPRPLDLXPRRGGQLALDSPLSPSLTPSPTVPKPTLAFQTFRQWLRCLEILD, encoded by the exons ATGCAGGTGATCCAGCACCCCGAAGAGACACTTCACACAGCCCTGGTGTCCAGCCGCTGTGACCTGACTGATCGCTACCATAAGTACAGCCGAGAAGAGCTGCGGCTCCTGGAGGAGTGTCTCTACCTGGGGGATGGGTCCTTGTTCCGGCCCATCACTGTGCACTCTGACTGGATCCACTCGCACCCAGAGGAGCCGCAGGACTTCCAGAGTTTCTATAGCAACCCCTACCGCAGCAAGCCCATCAAGGGTCACAGTACTATCTACCTACAGATCATCG GCTCCTTTAGGGAGGCAGAGGCTGAGACAGGCCAGTACGTGAGGTGGTTGAGGGACTACTGCCAGGCCTTCTATTATCGGCTGGTGGTTAAGCTGTTGCCTCCGGTGACCGTTGCTGCCACAGGCTGTGCCTTCAGGGTCAACAGCAGTTCACACAACCTACAGATCCACGCAG GGGATTTGCTGCGGTTTCTTCAGAAGAGGAAACCGTAAGATGCCTTTGGCATCATGGGCATCACCATGATAGACCTCTACCCCAAAGATTCCTGGAACTTTGTGTTTGGACAGGCCTCCCTCACTGAAg GAATGGGAGTGTTCAGCTTTGCCAGGTACGATGACAACTTCTACAGCAGGAGTTA GTGTATCAGGCCTTGTCAGAGAGACTACTCTGTGTTTGAGGGCTACTACAGCACTCCTATCACGAGCACCTTACTGCTAAGGTCCTGCAAG ACGGTCACCCATGAGATAGGGCACATATTCGGGGTGAAGCACTGCCAGTGGATGCAGTGTGTCATGCAGGGCTCCAACCACCTGGAGCACTCAGACCCCCGGCCCCTGGACCTTTGACCG AGAAGGGGGGGACAGCTAGCCCTGGACAGCCCACTGTCTCCTAGTCTGACTCCGAGCCCTACTGTCCCAAAACCCACTCTGGCCTTCCAGACCTTCAGACAGTGGCTCAGGTGTCTGGAGATTCTGGATTAA